One genomic region from Streptomyces venezuelae encodes:
- a CDS encoding acyl-CoA dehydrogenase family protein, with protein MTATVPRTAPSAVTHEVTNQPPPLAGHDVADDPVLIEGVRREGAEWYLDDLHRIGRLAGSEETQRWAEEANRYEPVLRTHDRYGHRVDEVDFHPSYHSLMDVAVSEGLAGSAWADPRPGAHVARAAGFMVWSSTEAGHGCPVSMTYAVVPALRRSPELAALYEPLLTSRVYDPGLRAPGGKRGLLAGMGMTEKQGGTDVRANTTTAEEQPDGTWRLRGHKWFTSAPMNDLFLVLAQAPGGLSCFLVPRVLPDGSRNTFRIQRLKDKLGNRSNASSEPEFDDTVAWLVGDEGKGVRTIIDMVTMTRLDCVLGSASGTRAALAQAAHHARHRSVFGARLVEQPLMRNVLADLGLESEAATALALRLAGAADRAQRGDAGERAFLRLATAVGKYWVCKRQPAAVAEALECLGGNGYDEASGLPRLYRDAPLNGIWEGSGNVNALDMLRALAREPESLEAFGAEIEAALGADRRLDAAWRELRAELVLTEDAQLRARRLIERAALVLQASLLVRHAPAAVADAFCASRLAGDRGLAFGTLPAGTDFAALLDRLPR; from the coding sequence ATGACCGCCACCGTCCCCCGCACCGCCCCGAGCGCCGTGACGCACGAGGTGACCAACCAGCCGCCGCCGCTCGCGGGCCACGACGTCGCCGACGACCCGGTGCTGATCGAGGGTGTGCGCCGGGAGGGTGCGGAGTGGTACCTCGACGACCTGCACCGGATCGGCCGGCTCGCGGGCAGCGAGGAGACGCAGCGCTGGGCCGAGGAGGCCAATCGGTACGAGCCCGTGCTGCGCACCCACGACCGCTACGGCCACCGCGTGGACGAGGTCGACTTCCACCCCTCGTACCACTCCCTCATGGACGTGGCGGTGAGCGAGGGCCTCGCCGGCAGCGCCTGGGCCGATCCGCGGCCCGGCGCCCATGTGGCGCGCGCCGCCGGATTCATGGTGTGGAGCAGCACCGAGGCCGGGCACGGCTGTCCCGTCTCCATGACGTACGCGGTCGTCCCGGCGCTGCGCCGCTCTCCCGAACTCGCCGCGCTCTACGAGCCGTTGCTCACGAGCCGGGTGTACGACCCGGGGCTGCGCGCGCCCGGCGGGAAGCGCGGCCTGCTGGCCGGGATGGGCATGACGGAGAAGCAGGGCGGGACCGACGTCCGCGCCAACACCACCACCGCCGAGGAGCAGCCGGACGGCACCTGGCGGCTGCGCGGGCACAAGTGGTTCACGAGCGCGCCGATGAACGACCTCTTCCTCGTCCTCGCCCAGGCGCCCGGCGGACTGTCCTGCTTCCTCGTGCCGCGGGTGCTGCCCGACGGCAGCCGCAACACCTTCCGCATCCAGCGGCTCAAGGACAAGCTGGGCAACCGCTCCAACGCCAGCAGCGAGCCCGAGTTCGACGACACCGTCGCCTGGCTCGTCGGCGACGAGGGCAAGGGCGTGCGCACCATCATCGACATGGTGACCATGACCCGGCTGGACTGTGTACTCGGCTCCGCCTCCGGTACGCGCGCCGCGCTCGCCCAGGCCGCCCATCACGCACGCCATCGGTCCGTCTTCGGTGCCCGCCTGGTCGAGCAGCCGCTGATGCGCAACGTCCTGGCCGACCTCGGCCTGGAGTCGGAGGCGGCGACCGCTCTCGCGCTGCGGCTCGCCGGGGCGGCGGACCGCGCCCAGCGCGGTGACGCCGGGGAGCGGGCCTTCCTGCGGCTGGCCACGGCGGTCGGCAAGTACTGGGTCTGCAAGCGGCAGCCGGCCGCGGTCGCCGAGGCCCTGGAGTGCCTCGGCGGCAACGGCTACGACGAGGCGTCCGGCCTGCCCCGCCTCTACCGCGACGCCCCGCTCAACGGCATCTGGGAAGGCTCCGGCAACGTCAACGCGCTCGACATGCTGCGTGCGCTGGCCCGTGAGCCGGAGTCCCTCGAAGCCTTCGGCGCGGAGATCGAGGCGGCCCTCGGGGCGGACCGGCGGCTCGACGCCGCGTGGCGCGAGCTGCGCGCGGAGCTCGTCCTCACCGAGGACGCGCAGCTGCGTGCCCGGCGGCTCATCGAGCGGGCCGCCCTTGTGCTCCAG
- a CDS encoding TetR/AcrR family transcriptional regulator — protein MAYRKTPAEIRRLETARDHLVTRATEVVAEVGWAQASVTAVADAAGIAAGSVYQHFPSKAALAVEVFRRASGHEVEVLGEVLRAEGDPVERLARGVETFARRALENRGLAYALLAAPAEPAVGAERLAYRLRYRALFAETVEQGMAAGLLPPQDGRITAAALTGAIGEVLVDPLGTPDEGRTEELLVELVAMALRCAGAAPAP, from the coding sequence ATGGCCTACCGCAAGACCCCCGCAGAGATTCGCCGGCTCGAAACCGCCCGTGACCACCTGGTCACCCGGGCGACCGAGGTCGTCGCCGAGGTCGGCTGGGCGCAGGCGTCCGTGACGGCGGTCGCCGACGCGGCCGGGATCGCGGCCGGCTCGGTCTACCAGCACTTCCCGTCCAAGGCGGCGCTCGCCGTCGAGGTGTTCCGGCGTGCCTCCGGGCACGAGGTCGAGGTCCTCGGCGAGGTGCTGCGCGCCGAGGGCGATCCCGTCGAGCGCCTCGCACGGGGCGTCGAGACCTTCGCCCGGCGCGCCCTGGAGAACCGCGGCCTGGCGTACGCGCTCCTCGCCGCGCCCGCCGAACCGGCCGTCGGCGCCGAGCGGCTCGCCTACCGCCTCCGCTACCGGGCCCTGTTCGCCGAGACGGTCGAACAGGGCATGGCGGCGGGGCTGTTGCCGCCGCAGGACGGGCGGATCACCGCCGCCGCTCTCACCGGGGCGATCGGCGAGGTCCTCGTCGATCCGCTCGGTACCCCCGACGAGGGCAGGACCGAGGAGCTCCTCGTCGAACTCGTCGCCATGGCCCTGCGCTGCGCGGGCGCCGCGCCGGCGCCATGA
- a CDS encoding DUF4139 domain-containing protein, with amino-acid sequence MSTDPKPIPLPVTAVTCLEDRAHVERSTVLDLVAGVQRLRLGPVSALAVDRTLHAEVTAERPATVLDVRIVRDWTPRGPLPSADDDSDLRLRVHALEGERVTLEQRRDRLRARLDLLGRLASDVLREIGEGTGHGESERPRWARELDRVDEERDEHGERLRTVEARLSAVIAELGACRRAMELAEEEPAELVGHVELTVDASAAGPGTLRLSHLTSCALWRPAYRAALDGESLTLETEATVWQRTGEDWSDVRLTLSTARSALATEPPRLGEDRLTLKDRSAAERRTVDVELREEEIGSLGPVPVLGLPGVDDGGEARVLRSPAPVSVPGDGRAHRVPLSAFTAGAHREYACSPELSPLVTQVVRFDNLSGHALLAGPVDLVRDGGFGGRGTLEFTAPGAPVELAFGSRDDYRVVRRAEETRDTTGITQRTVVTRTVQLYLSRFSGPGEQGDRVVALRERIPVSEVAAVEVRLRADACSPAPDEVDAEGIVRWDVALPPGGRRKVTLVYELSASSKVTGL; translated from the coding sequence ATGTCCACGGACCCCAAGCCGATCCCCCTCCCCGTCACCGCCGTCACCTGCCTCGAGGACCGCGCCCATGTCGAGCGCTCCACCGTGCTCGACCTGGTGGCCGGGGTCCAGCGGCTGCGCCTCGGACCCGTCAGCGCGCTGGCCGTCGACCGCACCCTCCACGCCGAGGTGACCGCCGAGCGCCCCGCGACCGTCCTCGACGTGCGGATCGTCCGCGACTGGACGCCGCGCGGCCCGCTGCCGTCGGCCGACGACGACTCGGACCTGCGCCTCCGCGTCCACGCCCTCGAAGGCGAGCGGGTCACCCTTGAGCAGCGGCGCGACCGGCTCCGCGCCCGTCTCGACCTGCTCGGCCGCCTCGCCTCGGACGTCCTGCGGGAGATCGGCGAGGGTACGGGCCACGGGGAGAGCGAGCGCCCCCGCTGGGCCCGTGAGCTCGACCGGGTGGACGAGGAGCGCGACGAGCACGGTGAGCGACTCCGTACCGTCGAGGCCCGGCTGTCCGCCGTCATCGCCGAACTCGGCGCCTGCCGACGGGCCATGGAGCTCGCCGAGGAGGAGCCCGCCGAGCTGGTCGGTCACGTCGAGCTGACCGTGGACGCCTCGGCGGCCGGGCCGGGCACCCTGCGGCTGAGCCATCTCACCTCGTGCGCGCTGTGGCGCCCCGCCTACCGGGCCGCGCTCGACGGGGAGTCGCTGACGCTGGAGACCGAGGCGACGGTCTGGCAGCGCACGGGCGAGGACTGGTCGGACGTACGACTGACCCTGTCGACGGCCCGCTCTGCGCTGGCCACCGAGCCGCCCAGGCTCGGCGAGGACCGGCTGACGCTCAAGGACCGCTCGGCGGCGGAGCGTCGTACCGTCGACGTCGAGCTGCGCGAGGAGGAGATCGGGAGTCTCGGCCCGGTTCCGGTGCTCGGCCTGCCGGGGGTGGACGACGGCGGCGAGGCACGGGTGCTGAGGTCCCCCGCGCCGGTCTCGGTGCCGGGTGACGGGCGTGCCCACCGCGTGCCGCTGTCCGCGTTCACGGCGGGCGCCCACCGGGAGTACGCCTGCTCCCCCGAACTGTCTCCCCTGGTGACCCAGGTGGTGCGGTTCGACAACCTCTCCGGCCACGCGCTGCTCGCCGGTCCCGTGGACCTGGTCCGCGACGGCGGGTTCGGCGGTCGGGGCACGCTCGAGTTCACCGCTCCCGGCGCCCCCGTCGAGCTGGCCTTCGGCAGCCGCGACGACTACCGGGTCGTCCGGCGGGCCGAGGAGACGCGCGACACGACCGGGATCACCCAGCGGACCGTGGTCACGCGTACGGTCCAGCTGTATCTGTCACGGTTCTCCGGCCCCGGGGAGCAAGGAGACCGGGTGGTCGCGCTGCGGGAACGGATCCCGGTCTCCGAGGTCGCGGCGGTGGAGGTGCGCCTGCGCGCGGACGCGTGCTCGCCGGCGCCGGACGAGGTCGACGCCGAGGGCATCGTCCGCTGGGACGTCGCCCTGCCGCCCGGCGGGCGCCGAAAGGTCACCCTGGTCTACGAGTTGTCGGCGAGCTCCAAGGTCACCGGTCTCTGA